From the genome of Streptomyces sp. NBC_01116, one region includes:
- a CDS encoding Lrp/AsnC family transcriptional regulator, with protein MTDYSPDATDWRILDVLQRDGRATFAELARAVAMSPSAVTERVRRLEELGVISGYAAVVDAERIGLPILALVRLRYPNGNYKPFHDLLETTPEIIEAHHVTGDDCFVLKVTARSMRHLEETTGRIGALGAVTTSVVYSSPLPRRAIGR; from the coding sequence GTGACCGACTATTCCCCGGACGCCACCGACTGGCGCATCCTCGACGTCCTCCAGCGCGACGGCCGCGCCACCTTCGCCGAGCTCGCACGCGCCGTCGCCATGTCCCCGAGCGCCGTGACGGAGCGGGTGCGCCGGCTGGAGGAGCTGGGGGTGATCAGCGGGTACGCGGCGGTGGTCGACGCCGAGCGGATCGGGCTGCCCATCCTCGCCCTGGTGCGCCTGCGCTACCCGAACGGGAACTACAAGCCCTTCCACGATCTTCTGGAGACCACGCCGGAGATCATCGAGGCCCACCACGTCACCGGCGACGACTGCTTCGTCCTCAAGGTCACGGCCCGGTCGATGAGGCATCTGGAGGAGACCACCGGGCGGATCGGCGCGCTGGGGGCCGTCACCACCAGCGTCGTGTACTCCTCGCCGCTCCCCCGCCGGGCGATCGGCCGCTGA
- a CDS encoding rhodanese-like domain-containing protein gives MVMTSHITATADNPVLRVAPASPAAAAAYFGASLAFHADVSDVASTLAAGGDPGFVVLDSRSTASWDQGHVPGAVHLPTALIPEQAAALLDPAFPVITYCWGPGCNGATRAALALARLGYRVKEMLGGFEYWVREGFAFETWEGVERRGADPLTAPAAAADCGC, from the coding sequence ATGGTCATGACCTCGCACATCACGGCCACGGCCGACAACCCCGTCCTGCGCGTCGCGCCCGCCTCTCCCGCTGCCGCGGCCGCCTACTTCGGTGCTTCGCTCGCCTTCCACGCCGATGTCTCCGACGTCGCCTCCACGCTGGCCGCCGGCGGTGATCCCGGGTTCGTCGTCCTGGACAGCCGCTCCACCGCGTCCTGGGACCAGGGGCACGTGCCCGGCGCGGTGCACCTGCCCACCGCGCTGATCCCCGAGCAGGCGGCTGCACTGCTGGACCCGGCCTTTCCCGTCATCACGTACTGCTGGGGTCCGGGCTGCAACGGCGCGACCCGCGCGGCCCTGGCCCTCGCCCGACTCGGCTACCGGGTGAAGGAGATGCTCGGCGGCTTCGAGTACTGGGTGCGCGAGGGCTTCGCCTTCGAGACCTGGGAGGGCGTCGAGCGGCGCGGAGCCGACCCGCTCACCGCGCCGGCCGCCGCCGCCGACTGCGGCTGCTGA
- a CDS encoding DUF885 domain-containing protein yields MSDTSSSALPRQVADAYVDAIIELDPVTGTYLGVPESSRRLPDFSPAGQDAVADLVRATLRELDAAERRPGADSDAERRCGRLLRERLTAQLAVHEAEEGLRTVSNMQSPAHSITEVFTLTPTATDEDWAAVVERLRAVPAAHEGYRASLALGLERKLYGGPRATATFVGQLTEWGGEGEGAAFFAEFVAPGPASLRAELDEAARLATASVLSLRDWVRDVYTPGIEGAPDPVGRERYALWSRQYNGTDLDLDEAYAYGWSEYHRLLAEMRTEAEKILPGAGPWEALAHLDVHGKHIEGVDEVREWLQGVMDEAIEALDGTHFDLAERVRKVESRIAPPGGAAAPYYTGPSEDFSRPGRTWLPTMGETRFPVYDLVSTWYHEGVPGHHLQIAQWTHVADSLSRYQASVGMVSANAEGWALYAERLMDELGFLPDAERRLGYLDAQMMRACRVIVDIGMHLELEIPADSPFHPGERWTPDLAQEFFGDHSSRPADFVESEMTRYLSMPGQAIGYKLGERAWLLGRENARAAHGEAFDLKTWHMAALSQGSLGLDDLVDELSRL; encoded by the coding sequence ATGTCAGACACTTCGAGCAGCGCGCTGCCCCGTCAGGTCGCCGACGCCTACGTCGACGCAATCATCGAACTCGACCCCGTCACGGGCACCTATCTGGGTGTGCCCGAAAGCTCGCGCCGGCTGCCCGACTTCTCACCGGCCGGTCAGGACGCGGTCGCCGACCTCGTCCGCGCGACGCTGCGGGAGCTGGACGCCGCCGAGCGGCGTCCCGGTGCGGACAGCGATGCCGAGCGGCGCTGCGGACGCCTCCTGCGGGAACGTCTGACGGCACAACTCGCCGTGCACGAAGCCGAGGAGGGCCTGCGGACGGTCTCCAACATGCAGTCGCCGGCCCACAGCATCACCGAGGTCTTCACCCTCACGCCGACCGCGACGGACGAGGACTGGGCGGCGGTCGTGGAACGGCTGCGGGCGGTGCCCGCCGCGCACGAGGGGTACCGCGCCTCGCTGGCGCTCGGTCTGGAGCGCAAGCTGTACGGCGGTCCCCGCGCGACGGCCACGTTCGTCGGGCAGCTCACGGAGTGGGGCGGGGAGGGCGAGGGCGCGGCGTTCTTCGCGGAGTTCGTCGCCCCCGGCCCCGCGTCGCTGCGGGCGGAGCTGGACGAGGCCGCCCGGCTCGCGACGGCCTCGGTGCTCTCCCTGCGGGACTGGGTGCGCGACGTCTACACCCCGGGCATCGAGGGGGCCCCGGACCCGGTCGGCCGGGAGCGCTACGCCCTGTGGTCGCGGCAGTACAACGGCACCGACCTGGATCTCGACGAGGCGTACGCGTACGGCTGGTCGGAATACCACCGGCTGCTCGCGGAGATGAGGACCGAGGCCGAGAAGATCCTGCCCGGGGCCGGCCCCTGGGAGGCGCTCGCCCATCTCGACGTGCACGGCAAGCACATCGAGGGCGTGGACGAGGTCCGCGAGTGGCTGCAGGGCGTGATGGACGAGGCGATCGAGGCGCTGGACGGCACGCACTTCGATCTCGCCGAGCGGGTACGGAAGGTGGAGTCCCGCATCGCGCCGCCCGGCGGGGCCGCCGCGCCGTACTACACCGGTCCCTCCGAGGACTTCTCCCGCCCCGGGCGCACCTGGCTGCCCACCATGGGCGAGACCCGTTTCCCGGTGTACGACCTGGTCTCGACCTGGTACCACGAGGGCGTTCCCGGCCACCACCTGCAGATCGCGCAGTGGACGCACGTCGCCGACAGCCTCTCCCGCTACCAGGCGTCGGTCGGCATGGTCAGCGCGAACGCCGAGGGCTGGGCGCTGTACGCGGAACGGCTGATGGACGAGCTGGGCTTCCTGCCCGACGCGGAACGGCGGCTCGGCTATCTGGACGCGCAGATGATGCGCGCCTGCCGGGTGATCGTCGACATCGGCATGCACCTGGAGCTGGAGATTCCGGCGGACTCCCCCTTCCACCCGGGCGAGCGTTGGACGCCCGATCTGGCCCAGGAGTTCTTCGGCGACCACAGCAGCCGTCCCGCCGACTTCGTGGAGAGCGAGATGACCCGCTATCTGTCGATGCCGGGTCAGGCCATCGGCTACAAGCTCGGGGAGCGCGCCTGGCTGCTCGGCCGGGAGAACGCGCGGGCCGCGCACGGCGAGGCGTTCGATCTGAAGACCTGGCACATGGCGGCGCTCTCCCAGGGGTCGCTGGGCCTGGACGATCTGGTCGACGAGCTGTCTCGGCTCTGA
- a CDS encoding AAA family ATPase: MRLHRLSITAFGPFGATQEVDFDALSSAGLFLLHGPTGAGKTSVLDAVCFALYGAVPGARQSPGASLRSDHAPADLPTEVQLELTVGGRRLEVTRSPAQPRPKKRGDGFTMEKAQSRLRGHDPERGWQALSKSHQEIGEELTQLIGMSRDQFCQVVLLPQGDFARFLRSDAEARGKLLGRLFDTRRFAAVEERLAELRRGAEARVTAADERILALAQRIAQAAGPAGAEATPITARPGEPGLAEAVLEWAAIARSTARERLGIAHCVLTGAEGRQRAARHALDTARELARLQQRHEETVRRAAALEELRLEHDRCQEQLERARRADRVAPALDLREEAERAHRRAGAAVDRARAQLPPDLADAGPDRLTELERRFRQELGGLESARRAEARSAAIDEERDRLERESRADDATVRDADAWLAGWDAVHAGLRERIATAQEAATRAEQLAGLLAPARRRLEAARRRDALAAEVLAARRTLTEAREDALDAHETWLGLRERRLRDIAAELAAGLVDGAPCTVCGSAEHPAPATEGDGHVDRATEEAALTAHRHAEETRARAEQALGLVRERHATAQAEARDADAAAEPVEGGSDSGATTDPGPSVAELRDTVDRLAAEHAETHRLAAGTHAAREALDAAEREHLGRLELRQEAERRAAARTSRRETLDREQTVLRDELAAVRDESGSVAAYAERLTRRVALLAEAADAVRAERDADRQRKEADGRLSDAAFRAGFDTPEEAAATLLDAAAQRDLQHRVDAWQAEAAAVADRRAERDAREAAAQPPAHPSAAQGAFETAEWLSREASSARAAADERCGELTRLSREAADEVRRLGPVRQEYERIARLAGLAAGTSADNERKMRLEAYVLAARLEQVAAAATARLQRMSSGRYTLVHSDARSGGRRAGLGLHVVDAWTGSERDTATLSGGETFFASLALALGLADVVTEEAGGVRLDTLFIDEGFGSLDDQTLDEVLDVLDSLRERDRSVGIVSHVADLRRRIPVRLEVVKERQGSSVRHRL; encoded by the coding sequence GTGAGACTGCACCGCCTGAGCATCACCGCCTTCGGCCCGTTCGGCGCCACCCAGGAAGTCGACTTCGACGCCCTCTCCTCCGCCGGTCTCTTCCTGCTCCACGGACCCACCGGCGCCGGGAAGACCTCCGTCCTGGACGCCGTCTGCTTCGCCCTGTACGGAGCCGTCCCCGGCGCCCGGCAGAGCCCCGGCGCCTCCCTGCGCAGCGACCACGCCCCGGCGGACCTGCCCACCGAGGTCCAGCTGGAACTGACCGTCGGCGGACGACGCCTCGAAGTCACCCGCAGTCCCGCCCAGCCCCGTCCCAAGAAGCGCGGCGACGGCTTCACCATGGAGAAGGCCCAGAGCCGGCTGCGCGGTCACGACCCCGAGCGGGGCTGGCAGGCTCTCAGCAAGTCGCACCAGGAGATCGGCGAGGAGCTGACCCAGCTCATCGGCATGAGCCGGGACCAGTTCTGCCAGGTGGTGCTGTTGCCGCAGGGCGACTTCGCCCGCTTCCTGCGCTCGGACGCCGAGGCCCGCGGAAAACTCCTCGGCCGGCTCTTCGACACCCGCCGCTTCGCCGCTGTCGAGGAACGCCTCGCCGAGCTGCGCCGGGGCGCCGAGGCCAGGGTCACCGCCGCCGACGAGCGGATCCTCGCCCTCGCCCAGCGCATCGCCCAGGCGGCCGGACCGGCCGGGGCCGAGGCCACACCGATCACCGCACGGCCCGGCGAACCCGGTCTCGCCGAAGCCGTTCTGGAGTGGGCCGCCATCGCCCGGTCCACGGCCCGCGAACGGCTCGGCATCGCCCACTGCGTCCTGACCGGGGCCGAGGGCCGGCAGCGGGCGGCGCGCCACGCCCTGGACACCGCGCGCGAACTCGCCCGCCTCCAGCAGCGGCACGAGGAGACCGTGCGGCGCGCCGCGGCCCTGGAGGAGCTGCGGCTTGAGCACGACCGCTGCCAGGAGCAGCTGGAGCGCGCCCGCAGGGCGGACCGCGTCGCCCCCGCACTGGACCTGCGCGAGGAGGCGGAGCGGGCCCACCGCCGGGCGGGCGCCGCCGTCGACCGGGCCAGGGCGCAGCTGCCGCCCGACCTCGCCGACGCGGGCCCCGACCGGCTCACCGAGCTGGAGCGCCGGTTCCGGCAGGAGCTGGGCGGCCTGGAGTCGGCCCGCCGGGCCGAGGCGCGCAGCGCGGCGATCGACGAGGAACGGGACCGGCTGGAGCGCGAGTCCCGGGCCGACGACGCGACCGTCCGGGACGCGGACGCCTGGCTGGCGGGGTGGGACGCCGTCCACGCCGGCCTCAGGGAACGCATCGCCACGGCACAGGAGGCCGCGACCCGCGCCGAACAGCTCGCCGGGCTCCTCGCCCCGGCCCGCCGCAGACTGGAGGCCGCCCGCCGCCGCGACGCGCTGGCCGCCGAGGTCCTGGCCGCCCGGCGGACACTCACCGAGGCCCGCGAAGACGCCCTCGACGCCCATGAGACCTGGCTCGGGCTGCGGGAGCGCCGACTGCGGGACATCGCGGCGGAGCTGGCCGCCGGACTCGTCGACGGCGCGCCCTGCACCGTCTGCGGCTCCGCCGAGCACCCGGCCCCCGCCACCGAGGGCGACGGCCACGTCGACCGGGCCACCGAGGAGGCCGCCCTCACCGCCCACCGGCACGCCGAGGAGACCCGCGCCCGCGCCGAGCAGGCCCTCGGGCTCGTCCGCGAACGCCACGCCACCGCGCAGGCGGAGGCCCGCGACGCCGATGCCGCGGCGGAGCCCGTCGAGGGCGGGAGCGACAGCGGGGCGACGACGGACCCCGGCCCGTCCGTCGCCGAACTCCGCGACACCGTCGACCGGTTGGCCGCCGAGCACGCCGAGACGCACCGCCTCGCCGCCGGAACGCACGCCGCCCGCGAGGCGCTCGACGCCGCGGAGCGCGAGCACCTCGGGCGCCTCGAACTCCGGCAGGAGGCCGAGCGCCGGGCCGCCGCCCGCACGTCCCGCCGGGAGACGCTCGACCGCGAGCAGACCGTGCTGCGGGATGAACTCGCCGCTGTCCGCGACGAGTCCGGGTCCGTCGCCGCGTACGCCGAACGCCTCACCCGGCGGGTGGCGCTCCTCGCGGAGGCCGCCGACGCGGTGCGCGCCGAACGGGACGCCGACCGGCAGCGCAAGGAGGCCGACGGCCGGCTCTCCGACGCGGCGTTCCGGGCGGGTTTCGACACCCCGGAGGAGGCCGCGGCGACCCTCCTCGACGCCGCCGCCCAACGCGACCTCCAGCACCGCGTCGACGCCTGGCAGGCCGAGGCCGCGGCGGTCGCCGACCGCCGCGCCGAACGCGACGCCCGCGAGGCGGCCGCGCAGCCCCCGGCTCATCCATCGGCCGCACAGGGCGCGTTCGAGACGGCGGAGTGGCTGTCGCGCGAGGCGTCCTCCGCACGGGCCGCCGCCGACGAGCGCTGCGGCGAGCTGACCCGGCTCTCCCGGGAGGCCGCCGACGAGGTGCGGCGGCTGGGCCCGGTGCGGCAGGAGTACGAGCGGATCGCCCGGCTCGCGGGTCTGGCGGCGGGCACCTCCGCCGACAACGAGCGCAAGATGCGCCTGGAGGCGTACGTCCTGGCCGCCCGCCTCGAACAGGTGGCGGCCGCCGCCACCGCGCGGCTCCAGCGGATGTCCTCCGGCCGCTACACCCTGGTCCACTCCGACGCCCGCAGCGGCGGACGCAGAGCGGGGCTCGGGCTGCATGTGGTCGACGCCTGGACCGGCAGCGAACGGGACACCGCGACGCTCTCCGGCGGCGAGACGTTCTTCGCCTCGCTGGCGCTCGCGCTGGGCCTCGCCGACGTCGTGACCGAGGAGGCCGGCGGCGTACGCCTGGACACCCTCTTCATCGACGAGGGGTTCGGCAGCCTGGACGACCAGACCCTGGACGAGGTGCTCGACGTACTGGACTCCCTGCGGGAGCGGGACCGCAGCGTCGGCATCGTCAGCCATGTGGCCGACCTGCGCCGCCGGATCCCGGTCCGGCTGGAGGTGGTGAAGGAGCGTCAGGGCTCCTCCGTCCGCCACCGCCTGTGA
- a CDS encoding aminoglycoside N(3)-acetyltransferase, producing the protein MDDVLDADVLDGARTTAALTALGVRPGDVLLVHASLRSLGPVAGGARGVLDALRRAVGREGTLVVPAFTPENSDTSPHYRERVRDLDAGAVDAVRASMEPYDPSLTPAPSMGVLAETVRTAAGAGRSAHPQTSFAALGPEAARLLSGHRADCHLGEDSPLARLYEADARILLLGTGYTTCTAFHLGEYRMPGPPRRGYRCVVTSRGVRRWWEYEDVALDDGDFAALGAAFEDAAADGAVRAGRVGAADCRLLRLRPAVDFATDWLTEHRAAGR; encoded by the coding sequence GTGGACGACGTACTCGACGCGGACGTGCTCGACGGGGCCCGGACGACGGCCGCTCTGACCGCGCTGGGCGTGCGGCCCGGCGACGTGCTCCTGGTGCACGCCTCGCTGAGGTCGCTGGGGCCGGTGGCGGGCGGTGCGCGCGGGGTGCTGGACGCGCTCCGCCGGGCCGTGGGGCGGGAGGGGACCCTGGTGGTCCCCGCCTTCACCCCGGAGAACTCCGACACCTCCCCGCACTACCGCGAGCGGGTGCGTGACCTGGACGCGGGGGCCGTCGACGCCGTGCGGGCCTCGATGGAGCCGTACGACCCATCGCTGACCCCCGCTCCGTCGATGGGCGTGCTGGCCGAGACCGTACGGACGGCTGCGGGGGCCGGGCGCAGCGCGCATCCGCAGACCTCGTTCGCGGCGCTCGGCCCGGAGGCGGCGCGCCTGCTCTCCGGGCACCGGGCCGACTGCCATCTCGGGGAGGACTCGCCGCTGGCCCGGCTGTACGAGGCGGATGCCCGGATCCTGCTGCTCGGCACCGGCTACACCACGTGTACGGCGTTCCACCTGGGCGAGTACCGGATGCCGGGGCCGCCGCGCCGGGGCTACCGCTGCGTGGTGACGTCGCGGGGGGTGCGCCGGTGGTGGGAGTACGAGGATGTCGCCCTGGACGACGGGGACTTCGCCGCCCTGGGCGCGGCGTTCGAGGACGCCGCGGCGGACGGTGCCGTACGCGCGGGACGCGTGGGCGCGGCCGACTGCAGGCTCCTCCGGCTGCGTCCCGCCGTCGACTTCGCCACGGACTGGCTCACGGAGCACCGGGCGGCCGGGCGTTGA
- a CDS encoding helix-turn-helix domain-containing protein: MPDLDQLTQSLARNLKRWRGERGFTLDALAARAGVSRGMIIQIEQARTNPSVGTTVKLADALGISITTLLEHEQGAQVRLVPESRAVRIWSTGAGSSKTLLVGAEARGPLELWTCRLMPGEGTSSDPHPEGTVELLHATEGELTLVVDGRTHLVPAGTSATFEAHVPHGYRNDGSGPAVFTMAVAIPPVR, translated from the coding sequence GTGCCCGACCTCGACCAGCTCACCCAGTCGCTGGCCCGCAACCTCAAGCGCTGGCGGGGGGAGCGCGGCTTCACCCTCGACGCCCTCGCGGCCCGCGCCGGGGTCAGCCGCGGGATGATCATCCAGATCGAGCAGGCGCGGACGAACCCGAGCGTCGGCACCACCGTCAAACTGGCCGACGCGCTCGGCATCAGCATCACCACCCTCCTCGAACACGAGCAGGGCGCCCAGGTCCGGCTGGTCCCGGAGAGCCGGGCCGTCCGCATCTGGTCCACCGGGGCGGGCAGCTCCAAGACACTCCTCGTCGGCGCCGAGGCCCGCGGCCCGCTCGAACTGTGGACCTGCCGGCTGATGCCCGGAGAAGGCACCTCCTCCGACCCGCACCCCGAGGGCACCGTCGAACTCCTCCACGCGACCGAGGGCGAACTGACCCTGGTCGTCGACGGCCGCACCCACCTCGTCCCCGCCGGAACCTCCGCCACCTTCGAGGCGCACGTGCCGCACGGCTACCGCAACGACGGCTCCGGACCGGCCGTGTTCACCATGGCCGTCGCCATCCCGCCCGTCCGCTGA
- a CDS encoding YbaK/EbsC family protein: MRAPIGTFEDAAPAAERLDLLPAPVVTALTAGWGEFTAEQVIHVDSDPAVADTAVFAEHYGVELLETSANCVVVAGKRGQDVTLAACVVLSRTRVDVNGAVRKHLGARKASFASMDTAVGESGMEYGGITPIGLPAAWPLLLDPAVVDEEWVLIGSGSRRGKLIVPGKALAALPGAVLVEGLGV; the protein is encoded by the coding sequence ATGCGCGCACCCATCGGAACCTTCGAGGACGCCGCTCCCGCTGCGGAACGGCTCGACCTGCTCCCCGCCCCCGTCGTCACGGCCCTGACCGCAGGCTGGGGCGAGTTCACCGCCGAGCAGGTCATCCACGTCGACAGCGACCCGGCCGTCGCCGACACCGCCGTCTTCGCCGAGCACTACGGCGTGGAACTGCTGGAGACCTCGGCCAACTGCGTCGTCGTGGCGGGCAAGCGCGGCCAGGACGTCACCCTCGCCGCCTGCGTGGTGCTCTCCCGCACCCGGGTCGACGTCAACGGCGCGGTCCGCAAACACCTCGGCGCCCGCAAGGCCTCGTTCGCGTCGATGGACACCGCGGTCGGCGAGAGCGGCATGGAGTACGGCGGCATCACCCCGATCGGCCTGCCCGCCGCCTGGCCCCTCCTGCTGGACCCCGCCGTGGTGGACGAGGAGTGGGTCCTGATCGGCAGCGGCAGCCGGCGCGGCAAGCTCATCGTCCCCGGCAAGGCGCTCGCCGCCCTCCCGGGCGCCGTCCTCGTCGAGGGCCTCGGCGTCTGA
- a CDS encoding CoA-binding protein yields the protein MSADDTYADAATIRRILRDTGDTWAVVGLSGNRSRAAYGVAEVLQRFGKRVVPVHPKAETVHGERGYASLADIPFPVDVVDVFVNSELAGAVADEAVAVGAKAVWFQLGVVDPDAFGRTRAAGLDMVMDRCPAIEIPRLEGPA from the coding sequence ATGAGCGCAGACGACACGTACGCGGACGCCGCGACGATCAGGCGGATTCTTCGGGACACGGGCGACACCTGGGCGGTGGTGGGTCTGTCCGGCAACCGTTCCCGGGCCGCCTACGGTGTGGCGGAGGTCCTCCAGCGGTTCGGCAAGCGGGTGGTGCCGGTGCACCCGAAGGCCGAGACGGTGCACGGGGAGCGGGGGTACGCCTCGCTCGCGGACATCCCCTTCCCCGTCGACGTGGTGGACGTGTTCGTCAACAGCGAGCTGGCGGGCGCGGTCGCGGACGAAGCGGTGGCGGTGGGTGCGAAGGCGGTGTGGTTCCAGCTCGGCGTCGTGGACCCGGACGCCTTCGGGCGGACGCGCGCGGCGGGGCTGGACATGGTCATGGACCGGTGCCCCGCGATCGAGATCCCGCGGCTGGAGGGGCCCGCCTGA
- a CDS encoding exonuclease SbcCD subunit D — protein MRILHTSDWHLGRSFHRVSLLDAQAAYLDHLVATAREREVDVVLVAGDVYDRAVPPLTAVELFDRALHRLAAAGVPTVMISGNHDSARRLGVGAGLFERAGIHLRTDPENCATPVVLADDHGDVAFYGLPYLEPALVKDTLRAARTGHEAVLTAAMDQVRADLATRPAGIRSVVLAHAFVAGGEPSDSERDITVGGVAAVPAGVFDGVDYAALGHLHGSQRVTSRVRYSGSPLAYSFSEADHRKTMWLIDLDGDGDIAAEERIDCPVERPLARLRGRLDTLLEDPALDRHEHAWVEATLTDPVRPAEPMARLARRFPHTLSLVFDPERPPDDPGASYAQRLRGRDDHQIAEDFVAHVRGGSGPNDLERTVLRAAFDDVRVDEAVGEVSR, from the coding sequence GTGAGGATCCTGCACACCTCGGACTGGCACCTGGGCCGGTCCTTCCACCGGGTCTCCCTCCTCGACGCCCAGGCCGCCTACCTCGACCACCTCGTGGCGACCGCCCGGGAACGCGAGGTGGACGTCGTCCTCGTCGCCGGCGACGTGTACGACCGGGCCGTCCCGCCGCTCACCGCCGTCGAGCTGTTCGACCGCGCGCTGCACCGGCTCGCCGCCGCGGGCGTCCCCACCGTCATGATCTCCGGCAACCACGACTCCGCCCGCCGGCTCGGCGTCGGCGCCGGGCTCTTCGAGCGGGCCGGGATCCACCTGCGGACCGACCCGGAGAACTGCGCCACCCCCGTCGTGCTCGCCGACGACCACGGCGACGTGGCGTTCTACGGGCTGCCCTACCTGGAACCGGCCCTGGTCAAGGACACCCTCCGGGCAGCCAGGACCGGCCACGAGGCGGTCCTCACCGCCGCCATGGACCAGGTCCGCGCCGACCTCGCCACCCGCCCCGCGGGCATCCGCTCCGTCGTCCTCGCGCACGCCTTCGTGGCGGGCGGGGAGCCCAGCGACAGCGAACGCGACATCACCGTCGGCGGGGTCGCGGCGGTCCCGGCCGGGGTCTTCGACGGCGTCGACTACGCGGCCCTCGGCCACCTCCACGGCTCCCAGCGGGTCACGAGCCGCGTCCGCTACTCCGGCTCCCCGCTCGCCTACTCCTTCTCCGAGGCCGACCACCGCAAGACGATGTGGCTCATCGACCTCGACGGCGACGGGGACATCGCGGCCGAGGAACGGATCGACTGCCCCGTCGAGCGGCCCCTGGCCCGGCTCCGGGGCCGGCTCGACACCCTTCTGGAGGACCCCGCCCTGGACCGCCACGAGCACGCCTGGGTCGAGGCCACCCTCACCGACCCGGTGCGCCCCGCCGAACCGATGGCCCGCCTCGCCCGGCGCTTCCCGCACACGCTCAGCCTCGTCTTCGATCCCGAGCGGCCGCCGGACGACCCGGGGGCGTCCTACGCCCAGCGCCTCCGGGGCCGTGACGACCACCAGATCGCCGAGGACTTCGTCGCCCACGTCCGCGGCGGCAGCGGCCCTAACGACCTCGAACGCACCGTGCTGCGGGCCGCGTTCGACGACGTACGGGTGGACGAGGCCGTGGGCGAGGTGTCCCGGTGA
- a CDS encoding YigZ family protein — MQEQYRTVARAGVHESEINRSRFLCSLAPAATEQEAQDFVARVRKEHPTASHNCFAYVIGADASVQKASDDGEPGGTAGVPMLQMLLRREVRYAVAVVTRYYGGVKLGAGGLIRAYGGVVGEALDALGTITRQRFRLATIQVDHQRAGKLENDLRATGRDVREVRYTEAVTIDIGLPDGDVEAFTAWLADATAGTAVLELGGEAYGDV, encoded by the coding sequence ATGCAGGAGCAGTACCGGACCGTCGCCCGCGCGGGTGTGCACGAGAGCGAGATCAACCGATCCCGCTTCCTCTGCTCCCTCGCCCCCGCCGCCACCGAACAGGAGGCGCAGGACTTCGTCGCCCGCGTCCGCAAGGAGCACCCGACCGCCTCCCACAACTGCTTCGCGTACGTGATCGGCGCCGACGCCTCCGTGCAGAAGGCGAGCGACGACGGCGAACCCGGCGGGACCGCGGGGGTCCCGATGCTCCAGATGCTCCTGCGGCGGGAGGTGCGGTACGCCGTGGCGGTCGTCACCCGCTACTACGGCGGGGTCAAACTCGGCGCGGGCGGGCTGATCCGGGCGTACGGGGGAGTGGTCGGCGAAGCCCTCGACGCGCTCGGCACCATCACCCGGCAGCGCTTCCGGCTCGCCACGATCCAGGTCGACCACCAACGCGCCGGAAAGCTGGAGAACGACCTGCGGGCCACCGGGCGGGACGTCCGCGAGGTGCGGTACACCGAGGCCGTCACCATCGATATCGGGCTGCCGGACGGCGACGTCGAGGCGTTCACCGCCTGGCTGGCGGACGCGACCGCGGGGACCGCCGTGCTGGAGCTGGGCGGCGAGGCGTACGGCGACGTGTGA
- a CDS encoding acyltransferase, protein MPKNRNAFSPLARWPRRAASRAVHLGWSWAQRAGAVTAEHPGRLRFRAIGTGTRLAFPQGTVFGEPWIELGAHCVIGEQVTLTAGMMPDLDLGPDTVLTLGDGVVLGRGSHVIADTTVTIGPDTYCGPYVYITSTNHSYDDPHEPVGKQWPRMEPVAIGPGCWIGTGAVILPGARLGRNVVVAAGAVVRGEVPDHAVVAGAPARVVRSWDPEQGWQPPLRTPAPVPIPEGVTPEQLLALAELDEARETP, encoded by the coding sequence GTGCCGAAGAACCGAAACGCGTTCTCCCCCCTCGCCCGCTGGCCGCGCCGCGCCGCCTCCCGCGCGGTCCACCTCGGCTGGTCCTGGGCGCAGCGGGCGGGCGCGGTCACCGCCGAGCACCCCGGGCGGCTGCGGTTCCGCGCGATCGGCACGGGGACCCGGCTCGCCTTCCCGCAGGGGACCGTGTTCGGGGAGCCGTGGATCGAGCTCGGCGCGCACTGCGTCATAGGCGAGCAGGTCACGCTCACGGCCGGGATGATGCCGGACCTGGACCTCGGCCCCGACACCGTCCTCACGCTGGGCGACGGCGTGGTGCTGGGGCGCGGCAGCCATGTGATCGCGGACACCACGGTGACGATCGGCCCGGACACCTACTGCGGCCCGTACGTCTACATCACCTCGACCAACCACAGCTACGACGACCCGCACGAGCCCGTGGGCAAGCAGTGGCCCCGGATGGAACCGGTGGCGATCGGGCCCGGCTGCTGGATCGGCACCGGCGCGGTGATCCTGCCCGGCGCCCGGCTCGGCCGGAACGTCGTGGTCGCCGCCGGCGCGGTCGTCCGGGGCGAGGTGCCCGACCACGCGGTGGTCGCCGGGGCGCCCGCCCGGGTCGTCCGCAGCTGGGACCCGGAGCAGGGGTGGCAGCCGCCCCTGCGCACACCGGCGCCCGTGCCGATCCCCGAGGGCGTCACGCCCGAACAGCTGCTGGCCCTGGCGGAGCTGGACGAGGCACGGGAGACGCCGTAG